Proteins from one Setaria italica strain Yugu1 chromosome V, Setaria_italica_v2.0, whole genome shotgun sequence genomic window:
- the LOC101776519 gene encoding uncharacterized protein LOC101776519: MEAYCNEVRKLKDKFDVLELNHVVRHFNEAAGELTKAAFGRKPVLDGVFVSDQFKPSIRYQEPGRDGNAPPAPDPSPYPGEVGNAPAVLGLGTDPDEVGDAPPAQGSEADPSDPEVMKIDADPAAGPDPLPDWRTPCLDYLIHDTLPGFY, encoded by the exons atggaggcctactgcaacgaagtcCGTAAGCTCAAAGACAAGTTCGACGtgctagagctcaaccacgtcgtaAGGCACTTCAATGAGGCGGCTGGCGAACTGACAAAGGCGGCGTTCGGCCGAAAGCCCGTACTCGACGGCGTCTTCGTGAGCGACCAATTCAAGCCCTCGATCCGGTACCAGGAGCCAGGGAGGGACGGCAACGCCCCACCCGCCCCGGACCCGAGTCCCTacccaggagaggtcggcaacgcgccagCTGTCTTGGGCTTGGGCACCGACCCAGACGAGGTCGGCGACGCTCCACCTGCCCAAGGGTCGGAGGCTGACCCTTCCGACCCCGAGGTCATGAAGATCGATGCAGACCCAGCAGCAGGGCCTGACCCCCTGCCTGACTGGAGAACCCCGtgcctcgactacctcatccacgacacgctcccg GGCTTCTACTAG